One window from the genome of Candidatus Yanofskybacteria bacterium encodes:
- a CDS encoding SH3 domain-containing protein, giving the protein MIKIQYFPQMLGRVFLILTFLTVLLTAFLLLSGRAYAADASEHLLFRVDTELNVPNAKDTSNKVTVRWYCDGASTFGEVTDNTGSESTDSLDGIIRVASNSKEMTDASCTIGASETLRASVSLDGWLEREWTVTSFPGASTAADFDVGVFTQRASMDYTIVVNGITDELSTDLTLNGGTNASASYDGTVASQSYSNYLPLGAGTWKKYIAGTTTGGNVHGYRNGYVRATTTTILTINSTTSTSVDFGTSDTSAHNESGLAFAIKAQVYERGGDFTNYKVTSGTVTAGDSLGTNCTAGTGSNAGYWYCAVPLAETDITAQFSHDNWNTTTATYTDRTAKADAQQTPTILPTRKAIGGSCASCASTEPVVTESSPTPTPEPGVSPTPIPEVTPTPMPSDGPKKLYRKVADPKVYVQGADGMLSWIRTLEDFNAAGYNWADVQVISGPEFAQLKIEPSSITAKLFRKANEPKVYVQGDGGTLTWVKTLEDFNAAGYNWADVQQITGEEFGKMKVGGQIRVVKDISFLRVRSGPSTKNAILGTVVPGRLLQFYEWTNGWYKIKKDDGSFGWVHGGYVSEI; this is encoded by the coding sequence ATGATTAAAATACAATATTTCCCGCAAATGCTTGGTCGAGTTTTTTTAATTTTAACATTTTTAACCGTTTTGTTAACGGCTTTTTTATTGCTATCTGGTAGGGCTTATGCCGCAGATGCCAGCGAGCACCTATTATTCAGAGTTGATACGGAACTTAATGTTCCTAATGCCAAGGATACGAGCAATAAGGTAACAGTTAGGTGGTATTGCGATGGTGCTTCTACTTTTGGTGAGGTAACCGACAATACCGGTTCAGAAAGTACTGACTCCCTGGACGGTATTATTAGAGTCGCTTCTAACTCCAAAGAAATGACGGATGCCAGCTGTACTATCGGGGCCAGTGAAACCTTGAGGGCATCAGTTTCTTTAGATGGTTGGCTGGAAAGAGAGTGGACGGTAACCTCGTTTCCGGGAGCTTCGACTGCCGCCGATTTTGACGTTGGCGTCTTTACTCAAAGGGCGAGCATGGACTATACGATTGTGGTAAATGGTATTACTGATGAATTAAGTACCGATCTGACTTTAAATGGTGGCACGAACGCATCTGCTTCCTATGACGGTACAGTTGCTTCCCAGTCGTACAGTAATTATCTTCCTTTGGGGGCTGGGACTTGGAAGAAATATATTGCCGGTACTACCACAGGCGGAAATGTTCATGGTTATCGTAATGGTTATGTCCGTGCGACTACAACCACGATCTTAACGATTAATTCTACTACGTCTACCTCAGTTGATTTTGGTACTTCAGATACAAGTGCCCACAACGAAAGTGGTTTAGCGTTTGCCATTAAGGCGCAGGTATATGAAAGAGGTGGAGACTTCACTAACTATAAAGTTACGAGTGGAACGGTTACGGCAGGAGATAGTTTGGGAACAAACTGCACGGCCGGTACGGGGAGCAATGCTGGTTATTGGTATTGCGCGGTTCCTTTGGCTGAGACCGACATAACAGCCCAATTTAGCCATGACAATTGGAATACTACCACGGCAACATATACTGATAGGACGGCCAAAGCTGATGCCCAGCAGACACCCACAATTTTACCCACAAGAAAAGCAATCGGCGGAAGTTGTGCCAGTTGTGCTTCAACGGAGCCAGTTGTTACAGAATCTTCACCAACCCCCACCCCCGAACCTGGCGTAAGTCCAACCCCGATACCGGAAGTTACACCTACGCCCATGCCGTCAGACGGACCCAAGAAACTTTATCGCAAGGTAGCCGATCCTAAAGTATATGTCCAAGGAGCAGATGGCATGTTGTCATGGATCAGGACTCTTGAAGATTTCAATGCCGCTGGTTACAATTGGGCTGATGTGCAAGTAATTTCAGGTCCGGAGTTTGCGCAATTGAAAATTGAGCCGAGTTCTATAACAGCCAAACTTTTTAGAAAAGCAAATGAGCCGAAGGTTTACGTTCAAGGAGATGGCGGAACATTAACCTGGGTTAAGACCCTCGAAGATTTCAATGCCGCTGGTTACAATTGGGCCGACGTTCAACAAATTACCGGTGAGGAGTTTGGCAAAATGAAAGTAGGCGGTCAAATAAGAGTGGTTAAAGATATATCATTTTTGAGGGTACGCAGCGGTCCATCAACCAAAAATGCAATCTTGGGCACAGTGGTACCCGGACGATTACTGCAGTTTTATGAATGGACTAATGGTTGGTATAAGATTAAAAAAGATGACGGTAGTTTCGGCTGGGTGCATGGCGGATATGTCAGTGAAATATAA
- a CDS encoding PQQ-binding-like beta-propeller repeat protein, whose translation MNKKRKRKLNKFALGGALIGGALFISVNFVSSYDQQNTHPALTDEAVDFYNLNFPTNLLSNEDKRLLIKGAIEEDTPPRWLNHFYDPIYNIGWIGYTTSKKWAISSGTQQAFTDSAYNYGGFANLFSDGLSPTDFSYERALHDYASGNRERAMLAMGHVMHLLEDSNVPEHTRGDTHLPWHGTESPYEKTMAKWNPDNINIASELFKKSKKPVLLNQIGSYFDEIAGYSNKYFFSEDTIDSEKYNQPKITKIQTFEFDGKFLKFAIGKDKNLQDLKLALLNTRTSRNIVEIKDATLVDPSIGTLILDDYWSRLSTDFVMHGAGALKLFLDQAEKIKQEYATNDQFRRQDSGMVGQFLVFLGFSGSGSGPVIFNPDLIESIISQPMVLGDSTNDVSNDDNDVSNSINDVTIITTPLSLSVTSSQTPLTPSPLPSVLPGQSPSQPFNDYYGPISGSGGGSSVVTINDITPSPSSSSVSTPTPMPTPAPSEEATLLPSPTPAPVPTEEATPLPTPTPTPVVTRRVIINEIAWMGTEKSSNDEWLELFNTTSRSIDLTDWTLKSLTNTASSSQPDPLITFVNKIIDPFGFFLLERTDDNPVSDIGADQIYNGGLDNIGETLELRDGKGDLQDVVSSSQDGWYAGINEKISNVWQRFSMERIDPLKPGNDATNWATNNGLIGNGQDAGGNPINGTPKAQNSVYNANQNITPSPTPTPTTTPTPSPGIVWQFEVPDANYIGQSAVANDGTVYFGAPNNTTGEFMLYAIGSDGVEKWHFEDTGMPTIPAVSDYGTVYFGHLSGPGVYALNPDGTIKWLYDTSRVNGVSVDDDGNVYATSNNKMINKIGPDGSEAWRVHNPFAFGFTPVSVDDSDRDVYLVTDSAGLPEFYRLGSSDGSVIWQNRVSDGHQYQAFDPVFDKVSDKFYTTTTAGHVVSVNHSDGEISSHLFAFGVPTTSKIVIFEDILVFGVDFTLQNPASGQAVVALNKSDKSKIWTFPVDSRVISQVAVDPGSNFYFATRSGKVYSLDKNGQKRWEVDLGVIVDTYPVFADNAVFVGADGKLFKIGN comes from the coding sequence GTGAATAAAAAACGTAAACGGAAATTAAATAAATTTGCGCTTGGAGGGGCGCTCATCGGAGGCGCTCTTTTTATTTCTGTAAATTTCGTATCTAGCTACGACCAGCAAAATACTCACCCCGCGCTTACAGATGAAGCAGTTGATTTTTATAATCTTAATTTTCCAACCAACCTGTTATCTAATGAAGACAAAAGATTATTAATCAAGGGCGCGATTGAAGAAGATACTCCTCCGCGCTGGCTAAATCATTTCTATGATCCAATTTACAATATCGGTTGGATTGGTTATACAACATCCAAGAAATGGGCCATAAGTTCGGGTACCCAACAAGCGTTTACTGATTCCGCCTATAACTATGGTGGTTTTGCCAATTTATTCAGTGATGGTTTGTCGCCGACAGATTTTTCTTACGAGCGGGCGTTGCATGATTATGCAAGCGGCAACAGAGAGCGAGCAATGCTTGCAATGGGGCACGTGATGCACCTGCTTGAAGATTCAAATGTGCCAGAGCACACAAGAGGAGATACGCACTTGCCGTGGCATGGTACAGAAAGCCCATATGAAAAAACAATGGCGAAATGGAATCCGGACAATATTAACATCGCAAGCGAATTATTTAAAAAATCTAAAAAACCAGTTTTATTAAATCAAATCGGTAGTTATTTTGATGAAATTGCTGGGTACTCAAATAAATATTTTTTTAGTGAGGATACCATAGATTCAGAAAAGTATAATCAACCAAAAATAACTAAAATCCAAACATTTGAATTTGACGGAAAATTTTTAAAATTTGCAATTGGCAAGGATAAAAATCTCCAGGATTTAAAACTGGCACTTTTAAATACAAGAACAAGTAGAAATATAGTTGAAATTAAAGACGCTACACTTGTTGACCCTAGTATTGGAACTCTAATCCTTGACGACTACTGGTCCAGGTTATCCACAGATTTTGTGATGCACGGAGCGGGGGCATTAAAGTTGTTTTTAGATCAAGCTGAAAAAATTAAACAAGAATATGCAACAAATGATCAATTCAGGAGACAAGATTCAGGTATGGTAGGACAATTTTTGGTATTTTTGGGTTTTTCTGGAAGTGGCAGTGGCCCCGTGATTTTTAATCCTGACCTAATCGAGTCAATAATTAGCCAACCAATGGTACTTGGTGACAGTACAAATGATGTCAGCAATGATGACAATGATGTCAGCAATAGTATAAATGATGTCACAATCATCACGACACCATTATCACTATCCGTGACATCATCGCAGACACCATTGACACCATCACCATTACCGAGTGTGTTGCCAGGCCAGTCACCAAGTCAGCCATTCAACGATTATTATGGACCCATCAGTGGTTCTGGTGGCGGTTCGTCAGTGGTCACAATCAATGATATCACTCCATCTCCAAGTTCCTCTTCTGTGTCCACCCCAACACCTATGCCCACTCCCGCACCCAGTGAGGAAGCAACACTATTGCCCTCACCCACACCAGCGCCCGTACCCACCGAAGAAGCAACACCACTACCAACACCCACTCCAACGCCAGTTGTTACAAGACGGGTTATTATAAATGAAATTGCCTGGATGGGAACTGAAAAATCGTCCAATGATGAATGGTTGGAATTGTTTAATACAACATCAAGATCCATTGATTTAACTGATTGGACATTAAAATCACTTACTAATACCGCCTCAAGTTCTCAACCCGATCCGCTAATCACATTTGTCAATAAAATAATTGATCCATTTGGTTTTTTCTTGTTGGAAAGAACCGATGATAATCCGGTATCTGATATTGGGGCTGACCAAATATATAACGGTGGTTTGGATAATATTGGCGAGACCTTGGAGTTAAGGGACGGAAAAGGAGATCTGCAAGATGTGGTTTCTAGCTCACAAGATGGCTGGTATGCTGGTATAAATGAGAAAATAAGTAATGTGTGGCAAAGATTTTCCATGGAAAGGATTGATCCTCTAAAACCTGGCAATGATGCCACAAATTGGGCTACCAATAATGGTCTAATCGGTAATGGCCAAGACGCTGGTGGCAACCCCATAAATGGCACGCCAAAAGCTCAAAATAGTGTTTATAATGCTAATCAAAACATAACTCCAAGTCCCACTCCCACTCCTACCACAACCCCAACGCCTAGCCCGGGCATAGTCTGGCAATTTGAAGTTCCTGATGCTAATTATATCGGTCAATCGGCGGTTGCAAATGATGGCACGGTGTATTTCGGAGCCCCCAACAATACGACTGGTGAGTTTATGTTATATGCTATTGGTTCTGACGGTGTTGAAAAGTGGCATTTTGAGGATACCGGCATGCCTACAATTCCAGCCGTATCTGATTATGGCACGGTTTATTTTGGTCACCTGTCGGGTCCCGGGGTCTATGCTTTAAACCCGGATGGCACGATTAAGTGGTTGTATGACACTAGCCGTGTCAACGGTGTCAGTGTTGATGATGACGGCAATGTCTATGCCACTTCAAATAATAAGATGATAAATAAAATTGGCCCGGATGGCAGTGAAGCATGGCGTGTCCATAATCCTTTTGCTTTTGGGTTTACGCCGGTATCTGTTGACGATAGTGACAGGGATGTCTATCTGGTAACAGATAGCGCCGGGTTACCGGAATTTTACCGCTTAGGCAGTAGTGATGGTTCTGTGATTTGGCAAAATAGGGTATCAGACGGTCATCAATACCAAGCATTCGATCCGGTTTTTGACAAAGTATCAGACAAGTTTTACACCACGACAACGGCCGGACATGTAGTTTCTGTTAATCACTCTGACGGAGAAATATCCAGTCATTTATTTGCTTTTGGAGTTCCTACTACCTCAAAAATAGTTATTTTTGAGGATATTTTGGTATTTGGCGTTGATTTTACCCTACAAAATCCCGCCTCCGGTCAGGCGGTGGTAGCTTTAAACAAGTCTGATAAGTCAAAAATATGGACTTTTCCCGTTGATTCGCGTGTTATTAGCCAAGTAGCCGTGGATCCAGGTAGTAACTTTTATTTTGCAACACGATCCGGCAAGGTCTATAGCTTGGATAAAAATGGTCAAAAACGGTGGGAGGTTGATTTGGGAGTAATTGTAGATACTTATCCCGTATTTGCTGATAATGCGGTTTTTGTGGGCGCAGATGGAAAATTATTTAAAATTGGAAACTGA
- a CDS encoding tetratricopeptide repeat protein, with protein sequence MISSRQKKEIVAVFLASIILSFFLFGNVISGKFVGDDNAVVNSRTDLRSLKNIPDFFTSSAYPGQASVGLYRPLTLFSYAFNFTFSEKPAGFHILNILIHALNVVLVFLITCKFTSKKIAYFSSLLFLFLPIHTEAVSSIVGRSELLSVFFILLALLLFLKNRHIWASLVFLFALLSKEFAVILLPLIGLLLLFEAVETKKLKKFIRIGLFYLPPPAIYFFLRYLVLGKYAFGGIIFDHVTAPLAFLSLKERIFSGFFSFFLYLRKSFYPVDLSPDYYFNQIPAVQNIFYSPQAIAGLILFLGFVAMIVFGHKNLKVAASILLVPFIFISNMFFLTSGSFAERWWYLPSFGLAVVVMIFIDWVIGKYKRLKPVFIIFSLFLTGWFSFVIIKQNRIWFSNESLFVYAAKVSSNSAFARSNLAAVYLGKKDFDKAKEEVEAALRIYNAHMPALNILGKLYWRDGRYEEAGAAFEKAIEADVRDSNSRGFYRTLAFLNLDLGNNREAFAYMKKAIEFPAAGGSEKIIKTDEILYQVLEDFKDRKVGSYTQEEGEELSSLIKIIRGF encoded by the coding sequence ATGATTTCATCTAGGCAAAAAAAAGAGATTGTTGCAGTGTTTCTCGCGAGCATAATTTTATCGTTTTTTCTATTTGGCAATGTCATAAGTGGTAAATTTGTCGGTGATGACAATGCCGTTGTAAACAGCAGAACGGATTTGAGGAGTTTAAAAAATATCCCCGATTTTTTTACTTCATCTGCATATCCCGGTCAGGCTTCAGTCGGACTTTATAGACCCTTGACCCTTTTTTCATATGCTTTTAATTTTACGTTTTCAGAAAAACCGGCCGGTTTCCATATCCTAAACATACTCATCCACGCTCTTAATGTTGTTCTGGTTTTTTTGATAACTTGTAAGTTTACTTCCAAAAAAATCGCCTATTTTTCTTCGCTCCTTTTTTTATTTTTGCCGATCCACACGGAAGCCGTCTCATCAATTGTTGGCCGTAGTGAATTACTAAGCGTATTTTTTATTCTCTTGGCCCTTTTGTTGTTTTTGAAAAATAGACATATCTGGGCTTCTCTGGTTTTCTTATTCGCGCTTCTGTCTAAAGAATTTGCCGTTATTTTGTTGCCCTTAATCGGACTGTTGCTTTTATTTGAAGCCGTGGAAACAAAAAAATTAAAAAAATTTATCAGAATCGGACTTTTTTATCTGCCCCCGCCTGCGATTTATTTCTTTCTTCGCTATTTGGTCTTGGGTAAGTATGCTTTTGGGGGTATTATTTTTGATCATGTTACCGCTCCGCTAGCTTTTCTTAGTTTGAAAGAAAGGATTTTTAGTGGTTTTTTTAGTTTCTTTTTGTATTTAAGGAAATCTTTTTATCCCGTTGATCTTTCTCCAGACTACTATTTCAATCAAATTCCGGCGGTGCAAAACATTTTTTATTCGCCTCAAGCCATAGCCGGCCTCATTTTATTTTTGGGCTTTGTTGCGATGATTGTATTCGGTCATAAAAATTTAAAAGTGGCCGCTTCAATTTTGCTGGTTCCTTTTATTTTTATTTCAAACATGTTTTTTCTAACCAGCGGTAGTTTTGCCGAGCGCTGGTGGTATTTGCCGTCTTTCGGCCTTGCAGTTGTGGTTATGATTTTTATTGATTGGGTGATTGGTAAATACAAAAGATTAAAGCCGGTTTTTATTATTTTTTCGTTATTTTTGACAGGTTGGTTTTCTTTCGTAATAATTAAACAGAACAGAATATGGTTTAGCAATGAATCACTTTTTGTTTATGCGGCAAAGGTGTCTTCCAACAGTGCTTTTGCGAGATCTAATTTGGCCGCGGTTTATCTGGGCAAAAAGGATTTTGACAAAGCAAAAGAAGAAGTTGAGGCCGCACTGCGAATATATAATGCCCACATGCCTGCCTTAAATATTCTTGGCAAGTTGTATTGGCGGGACGGCAGGTATGAAGAAGCCGGAGCGGCGTTTGAAAAGGCAATTGAAGCGGATGTTAGGGACAGCAATAGCCGCGGTTTCTACAGAACGCTTGCATTTTTAAATCTTGATTTGGGAAATAATCGTGAAGCTTTCGCGTATATGAAAAAAGCCATTGAATTTCCCGCTGCTGGAGGAAGTGAGAAAATTATTAAGACAGATGAGATTTTATATCAAGTTCTAGAAGATTTCAAAGATCGCAAGGTGGGTTCTTATACCCAAGAAGAGGGAGAGGAATTATCCTCGCTCATAAAAATAATAAGAGGGTTCTAA
- a CDS encoding glycosyltransferase family 39 protein, giving the protein MTQYTKIFVAAAVLLSAVFLIPFFSAQNFSPSSDEIAHLPSGYSYWKTGDVVLNPQHPPLVKLLASFPLLFLNLKFDKNDSNLAGPSVNEWQFGKNFLFGNDTDKLLLLGRIVPILISVLLGFYIFKWASEMFSRKAGTTSLFIYAFMPNIIAHAQFVTTDVAVAAFSFITLYYLWKLFKTGSKKFIIHVGISLGLALGSKFSGVLLIPIVAFLLFVYARKNAGDYFFKTRRFFIYSILIGAIGFLVIWIIYLFPTGLDFYLKGFRSVYSDISANYYYYLNGNFSRDGWWYYFIFAFFVKTPIPALIAFALSLAFYKKYKLTLLEKQIIFIPVVVFLLATIWKAGNIGVRYILPIYPFLILYAGGLALPLEVSLATLSRVRRTLAGLLLTGLAGWYIFSAVRIYPDYLAYFNEFVGGSANGYKYLDDSNIEWGQDLKRLGAYQIRHPETKILYSWRKSDPGYYGIENDLFSEGIKKRWLSEPSGRYAVNTHFLVRLKLEGSMTPDKYLNWLDLYKPVDRIGYSFLVYEF; this is encoded by the coding sequence ATGACACAATATACCAAAATCTTTGTCGCCGCCGCCGTTCTTTTATCGGCCGTTTTTCTTATCCCGTTTTTTAGCGCTCAAAATTTCAGTCCCTCCAGCGATGAGATAGCCCATTTGCCCAGCGGCTATTCTTATTGGAAAACAGGAGATGTTGTTTTGAATCCCCAACACCCGCCCCTGGTCAAATTATTGGCGTCTTTCCCTTTATTATTCCTGAATTTAAAATTTGATAAAAACGATAGCAACTTAGCAGGTCCTTCCGTAAATGAATGGCAATTTGGCAAAAATTTCTTATTCGGGAATGACACCGACAAGCTTCTTTTACTTGGGCGAATTGTTCCGATTCTGATATCGGTCTTGCTCGGATTTTATATTTTCAAGTGGGCTTCGGAAATGTTCAGTCGAAAGGCCGGCACCACGTCGTTGTTTATCTACGCATTTATGCCCAATATTATTGCCCATGCCCAATTCGTGACTACTGATGTGGCGGTGGCAGCTTTTTCTTTTATAACCCTTTACTATCTTTGGAAGCTGTTTAAAACCGGCAGTAAAAAATTCATTATTCATGTTGGCATTAGTTTGGGTTTGGCTTTGGGTTCAAAATTTTCCGGCGTTTTACTTATTCCCATAGTTGCCTTTTTACTTTTTGTTTATGCACGCAAAAATGCGGGCGATTATTTTTTTAAAACGAGGAGATTTTTTATTTATTCTATTTTAATCGGGGCGATTGGATTTTTGGTAATCTGGATTATTTATCTGTTCCCAACCGGTCTAGACTTTTATTTAAAAGGATTCCGCTCTGTTTATTCTGACATTTCAGCCAATTATTATTACTATCTTAACGGCAATTTTTCTCGTGACGGCTGGTGGTATTATTTTATATTTGCTTTCTTTGTAAAAACACCGATCCCGGCTTTAATTGCTTTTGCTTTATCTCTTGCGTTTTATAAAAAGTACAAATTGACCTTACTGGAAAAACAGATCATATTTATTCCGGTAGTTGTTTTTCTGTTAGCTACTATTTGGAAAGCAGGAAATATAGGAGTGAGATATATTCTTCCGATATATCCATTTCTGATCCTTTACGCCGGGGGTTTGGCCCTCCCGTTAGAAGTCTCGCTCGCGACCCTGTCGCGAGTCCGAAGGACCTTGGCGGGGCTACTTCTAACGGGATTAGCTGGCTGGTACATTTTTTCAGCGGTTAGGATTTATCCTGATTACCTGGCTTACTTTAATGAATTTGTCGGCGGGTCGGCTAATGGGTATAAATATCTTGATGATTCCAATATTGAATGGGGACAAGACTTAAAGCGTTTGGGGGCTTATCAAATTCGGCATCCGGAAACGAAAATACTTTATTCTTGGAGGAAATCTGACCCCGGTTATTACGGCATAGAAAACGATTTGTTTTCAGAAGGCATAAAGAAGCGATGGCTGTCGGAGCCTTCGGGTCGATACGCGGTCAACACGCATTTCTTGGTGCGGTTAAAACTTGAAGGTTCCATGACGCCTGACAAATACCTTAATTGGCTGGACTTATATAAACCGGTTGATAGGATTGGCTATTCTTTCCTTGTCTACGAATTTTAG
- a CDS encoding tetratricopeptide repeat protein produces MLNIRDKKICIIILVAIGFLVYAFNLNGPLFWDDDDWIKGNVFVHDFSHLKEIFTQNILSGFGLNSNYYRPLLLLSFAVNYAIGGIKPLGYHLVSNGFHLANGILLFLILLAIFKRRLPAFIAALLFLIHPLQTEAVTYISGRGDPMSVFFMLLALWFFIKAESCTTSQVVQFHNLRCRKSWLWIGASLLSMVAAVLSRETAILLPLLLMVFYISFLTSGGFLMSLRTAFLKTSYFWAISIGYFVLRLTVLNFQNTLNFYSQASDYSQHLSYRLYTFGHVLLEYFKLIFVPVGLHMERDLPLKTSLFQWPVWLAVVIVVLIVWVGVVLYKKGRVLKLTTSDAVATSDVRIWFFGWSWFFIGLAPVSGIIPINAVMYEHWLYLPLIGLFTLIGFYLTKVFDYLKSKSLNTYYLILATAFVIYASFLGYQSIKRNILWGKPLEFYEDILKYNSNTVRIMNNLGNLYSEKGEIGRAEEMYTKAIESPNGNIFAQPHYNLGNIYRDRGETERAIEQYKEAIKADPSFPFAYQNLAVIYAGRGNLVEAALMLEEVKKLKPQDPRVYYNLGLVYLAQNKKDLALENLKTAFGFSAGDPEVAAEIRRILEVLE; encoded by the coding sequence ATGCTGAATATAAGAGATAAAAAAATATGCATCATCATTTTAGTTGCCATCGGTTTTTTAGTCTACGCTTTTAATTTGAATGGCCCGCTTTTTTGGGATGATGATGATTGGATAAAAGGAAATGTTTTTGTTCATGATTTCTCACACCTTAAAGAAATTTTTACCCAAAATATCCTTTCTGGTTTTGGTTTGAACAGCAATTATTACCGACCTCTACTTTTGTTAAGTTTTGCCGTCAACTATGCCATCGGAGGCATTAAACCGTTGGGTTACCACCTGGTCAGCAATGGATTTCATCTTGCCAACGGGATCCTATTATTCCTCATTTTATTGGCCATTTTTAAACGGCGATTGCCGGCTTTCATTGCTGCCCTCTTATTTTTAATTCACCCGCTCCAGACCGAAGCTGTTACCTATATTTCGGGCCGCGGCGATCCAATGTCAGTGTTTTTCATGCTTCTCGCACTCTGGTTTTTTATCAAAGCCGAATCTTGCACGACATCGCAAGTCGTGCAGTTTCACAACCTGCGATGCCGTAAAAGTTGGTTATGGATTGGCGCTTCCTTGTTGTCTATGGTTGCAGCTGTGCTAAGCCGCGAAACTGCCATTTTGTTGCCGCTTTTGTTGATGGTTTTTTACATAAGTTTTCTCACTAGTGGTGGTTTTTTGATGTCATTGCGGACAGCATTTTTAAAAACATCATACTTTTGGGCGATCTCTATCGGTTACTTTGTTTTGCGTCTAACTGTTTTAAACTTTCAAAATACCCTCAATTTTTATTCCCAAGCCAGTGACTATTCCCAGCATTTAAGTTATCGGCTTTATACCTTTGGACACGTTCTTTTAGAATATTTTAAACTTATTTTTGTTCCAGTCGGGCTTCACATGGAGAGGGATTTACCGCTCAAGACATCTTTATTCCAATGGCCTGTTTGGCTTGCAGTGGTTATTGTGGTCTTAATTGTCTGGGTAGGAGTTGTGCTTTATAAGAAGGGAAGAGTTCTTAAATTAACGACATCGGATGCCGTTGCGACATCCGATGTCAGGATATGGTTTTTCGGTTGGTCATGGTTTTTTATTGGCCTTGCTCCTGTGTCAGGCATTATCCCGATTAATGCGGTGATGTATGAACACTGGCTGTATTTGCCATTGATCGGTTTATTTACTCTCATTGGCTTTTACTTGACTAAGGTATTTGACTATCTTAAATCCAAATCCCTTAATACTTACTACTTAATACTAGCTACTGCTTTCGTGATTTATGCTTCTTTCCTCGGCTATCAATCCATCAAGCGCAACATTCTCTGGGGCAAGCCGCTGGAATTTTATGAAGACATTCTGAAATATAATTCTAATACCGTGAGAATAATGAATAACCTGGGTAATCTTTACTCTGAAAAAGGTGAGATTGGTAGGGCCGAGGAAATGTACACAAAGGCCATAGAGAGTCCAAACGGAAACATTTTTGCACAACCGCATTATAATCTTGGTAACATTTATAGAGACAGAGGTGAGACAGAAAGAGCCATTGAGCAGTATAAGGAAGCCATAAAAGCCGACCCTTCTTTTCCGTTTGCCTATCAAAACCTTGCGGTAATTTACGCGGGCCGCGGCAATTTGGTGGAAGCGGCATTGATGCTGGAGGAAGTCAAAAAACTCAAGCCCCAAGATCCAAGAGTTTATTATAATCTCGGGCTTGTTTACCTGGCCCAGAACAAAAAAGACTTGGCGTTGGAAAACCTGAAGACGGCTTTTGGGTTCTCGGCTGGTGATCCGGAGGTTGCCGCTGAAATTAGAAGAATTTTGGAGGTATTGGAGTAG